A genomic stretch from Lathyrus oleraceus cultivar Zhongwan6 chromosome 2, CAAS_Psat_ZW6_1.0, whole genome shotgun sequence includes:
- the LOC127121557 gene encoding serine/threonine-protein kinase SAPK7: MEEERYEILKDLGSGNFGVAKLAKHINTGELVAIKYIERGYKINENVQREIINHQCLKHPNIIKFKEVFVTPTHLAIVLEYAAGGELFDRIYSAGRFSEDEARYFFQQLISGVNYCHSMQICHRDLKLENILLDGNPAPRLKICDFGFSKSALLHSQPKSMVGTPAYVAPEVLSRKEYDGKVADIWSCGVTLYVMLVGSYPFEEPDDPKNFRKNIAKIMNVEYSIPDYVHISSDCRQLLSRIFVANPAKRIMMLEIKQHPWFRKNLPRELVEGDRKWYKKTENEQMPRQSVEEITKIVREAMIPCSCALDVAYVDEIQEIQE, from the exons ATGGAGGAAGAACGTTACGAAATATTGAAGGATCTTGGTTCAGGGAACTTTGGTGTGGCTAAGTTGGCCAAACACATCAACACTGGAGAGCTTGTGGCTATCAAATACATTGAAAGAGGATATAAG ATTAATGAGAATGTTCAAAGGGAAATAATTAACCATCAATGTTTAAAGCATCCAAATATCATCAAGTTCAAAGAG GTATTTGTAACACCTACTCATTTGGCTATTGTTCTTGAGTATGCTGCTGGTGGTGAGCTTTTTGATAGGATATATTCCGCTGGACGATTCAGCGAAGACGAG GCAAGATATTTCTTCCAGCAACTAATATCCGGAGTTAACTACTGTCATTCTATG CAAATTTGTCACAGAGACTTGAAATTGGAAAACATTCTATTGGATGGAAATCCAGCACCTCGACTTAAGATATGCGACTTTGGTTTTTCCAAG TCTGCTTTACTCCATTCTCAACCTAAATCAATGGTTGGAACACCTGCATACGTTGCACCTGAGGTTTTGTCTCGAAAAGAGTATGATGGAAAG GTTGCAGATATATGGTCATGTGGTGTAACTCTTTATGTCATGCTAGTTGGATCATATCCATTTGAAGAACCAGATGATCCTAAAAATTTCAGAAAAAATATTGCG AAAATAATGAATGTTGAATATTCTATACCTGACTATGTACATATATCTTCGGACTGTAGGCAACTTTTGTCTCGTATTTTTGTTGCCAATCCAGCTAAG AGGATTATGATGTTAGAGATAAAACAACACCCTTGGTTTCGGAAGAACTTGCCTAGAGAATTAGTTGAGGGTGATAGAAAATGGTACAAGAAAACAGAAAATGAACAAATGCCAAGACAAAGTGTGGAAGAAATCACGAAGATTGTAAGAGAAGCAATGATTCCATGTTCATGTGCATTGGATGTTGCTTATGTTGATGAGATTCAAGAGATTCAAGAGTAA